TCTCTGTTAAAATACAGATATCCTGGAGAACTCAGCTTGGATGAGGTGGGGAGAGCAGGCCGAGGAGGTAGGAGACCTGGGCTTTTGGCTTCATTCCACCCATAAACTCattgtgtgaacttgggcaagtcatATTCActtcctgaacctcagtttctccactggtgaaaaagacagaaataaaagtGAAGAAGTGGTCAGAGAAAGCCCTAGGATCTTGGGTTTCAGGAGGGAGGATCTGTCCATTTGAGAATCTTCCCTGGGTAAGTGCACCAGCCCTGGACATTGTGCACTGTGTCCCTGGAAGCTCAGCATGTCCACTAGAGCTGCTTTTCGGGGCCAAAGGGCTGGGGCTCAGGTCAAAGGGTATCTCCTCTGCCCACCcctgcaaaacaaaaaaatccctgcTCAGCCCTTGATAATGTTTGACATCTCTGCAAATGGCACCTGCATTCACCTGGGTGCTCAGGCCCAAATCCTTGAAGGCATCCAGaacttcctgccttctctcctccctccctcgccctgacacatccaatccatcagcaagtcTATTGACCCTACCTTGAAAACAGTCTAAACCTGATCACGTTTTCTGACCTCTCTGACTCCCACCCTAGTTCAAGGCACCATCAACTCCCTCTGGATTCTGTATGGGCTTCCTAGCTGGCCCTGCTGCCACTCCCACCCTCCCAGGCTCTTCACACCTGGGGATGCCTTTGAAACGATTGTCGCTCCCCAATAAACCTTCccatgtccccccacccccactccctaTCATCATAAAACCCAAAGGTATCACCAGGACCTACAAGGCCCCATATGACCTGGCCCTAGCTTGCCCTGGCCTCATCCCCTCTCACTCACCCCACAAAGGTCTCCACACTGTCGTGCAAGCTTgcccccacctcagggcctttgctgcatgtgaaagccagacaatgaatcaggaagactgcagaagaattgatgtcttggaattatggtgttggcgaagaatattgaatataccatggacttccagaagaatgaacaaatctgtcttggacgaagtacagccggaatgctccttggaagtgaggatggggagacttcatctcatgtacttcggacatgttatcaggagggaccagtccctggagaaggacatcatgcttggtagaaggtcagcaaaaaagaggaagaccctcaataagatggagtgacacagtggctgcaacaatgggctcaagtataacaaggattgtgaggatggcgcaggactgggcagtgtctcgttctgttctacctagggtccctgtgagtcagaactgactccatggcacctaacaagaacaacaacagggcctttgcatttgccGTTCCTTCCATTTGAACTCTCTTCCTCCAAATATCTGCATGGCCTATTCTCTAACTTCTTTTAGGTCTCTGCTCAAAGGCCACCTTGTAGAGGAGGCCTTCCCTGAGGCCCTTTCTGAGACAGCACGCTGTCTTCCATTtccttgttgctgttgctgttgctgttagttgctgttgaatcagttccgactcatgaagaccccaagtgtgcagagtagaactgctccccagggttttcaaggctgtgactttgtagaagcagatcaccaggcctgtcttccaagggacctctgagtgctttgaaccatcgacctttctgttagtagtccagtgcttaaccatttgcattacccagaaCTCCTTTCCGCTCCCTTACCCTACTTCATTTTTCTTACACCACTCATCACCTGGACATCGTAACGAGTCATTACCACACtcatttatttccattctgaCTCTCCCTCTAAAATGTTAGCTCTATAagggcagggactttgttttgttcCTTGCTGTACCATAGACACCTAGAATAGTGCATCTGACATATTATAGGTGCTCAGTTAATGTTTGTTGGAGGAGGGGAAAGGAGGGCGTAAGTGGAACTTCACTCACGTGGAGACCAGCCTAGGCATTCCTCTGAAGAGTGTTTCCTGCCTTCTGTTTCAGcagagtggggatgtcttgcagAGACTACAGGTAAAGCAGGTTACTGGGAGATCTGGGAGATAAGGTGGTGCATTGTGCCCAGGGAAAAGAATTCAAGTTGAATTTATAAGTTAATGGGCTGGGGGTTCTTGATCAGCTCTTGATTGGCTCTATTCCGCCCATAAACTCACTGTGCGAGCCTGGGCACGACATTTTCACTTCCTGAACCTCTGTTTCTCCACTGGTGAAAAAGGCCAAAATAAAAGGCCCTGGTGGACAGATTCCAAAAGACAGGAGTCTGCAGACAAAGAGCAGTTATGAGTGAACTGTCCTGCCAACTAACCTGGAACTTAATTCTGCCAGAATAGACAAACCATAAGGAGGCCCAGTGGGCTCCCTATGCCTCAGCTCTGATCCAGTCACTCCCCTGTCTAACTGCCTCCCAAGGTTCCCCCTACCCTGTGGATTAAGCcctagaaaaccaaacccattgcctccaaggagattccaactcatagtgaccctataggacagagtagaactgccccacggagtttccaaggagcagctggtggattccaactgccaaccttttagtcagcagcctaaactcttaaccattgtgccaccagggctcctcaagccCTAGGGAGGGATGCAAAGCCAGAGGCATATGCAGGCCTGAGGGGAGGAGGGTGCTAAGGAGCCTCAGCAATTCAGGCAGTATCCTCCCCCTGAAGCCAGAATGCCAAAGCCTCTGTCTCCCACCCCCAGATCTTGGTTGGTGTCCCTGGTGAATTGAAATCTTAGAGTTTGGCTCTAATAATTATACTGAAGGATAACTATGTGTCTAGCACTATCTTCTTCACCGAACCATGGATGGTACAGCCCCACTGAGAACAGCCAGGTTCAGAGAGGCTATTTGATTGTCCCGAGTCACACAGCTTGGAAGTTGTACAGGCAGGACTGAGCCACCAAAGGTCTAAGCACCCAGCCAGTAAGCTATGACGTTTCTAGAGGACAGCTGTCCTTCCAGCAATATGCTGCCTCAGGCGCCCTGGCCACACTCTAGGCCGCTCCTAAGACTCTGGAAAGGCTGCCCCCTCCACCCCGCTTCCCCCGCCCCAGGGGCTGCAGCCGTTGGAGCCCAGGCCTCCCTCAGGTCTGAACAGCCGGCCCTCAGGAGGCGATGGTGGTGCGGCTGGAGCCAGAGCCCCAAATCCGGAGCATATAGCAGGAAGCACCCAAGGAGCAGGCCAAGGAAAGCACCCAAAGCCAGGCGCTTGGGGGAATCCTTACAGGCGCTGGGCTCTCGGACGCTGAAACCCAGCCGTGTTGAGCGCCGCCGTCAGGCCGCTGCTGCAGACACAAGTTCTGCAGCCCTTGTTTGATTAGCAGTGGCCAATAAATTCATTAATCATCATTTTATGCCTCATCAAACCCCCTCCAAGCCCCTCCATGGGAGTTACACAAATTAGCCCCTGAAAAGACAGTAATTTCAGTTTAGCGAGGTAAGTGCTTTCTGATGGGCTCCGCGCACAGGGCTCTCCCGACAAGCCGATCCATCAGCGCGTTGGGAATGAGGCGCGGCCGAGGCGCTCTGGCCAGCCGGGCCTAGCCCGGCCCAGCCCCTGGGGGATACTTGGCCAGGGAGGGTCTCCGCCTAGGGCTCACCGCCTCCCGGCTCCTTTTCACTCTTCCTGTGCCGGCTGTCTCGTCCAGCCTCTCGCCCTCGCCCACCCCGGCCTCTTCCCCAGACCATCTGAACAGAAGAGAAACTTTACTGGGAAAGCCAAGGCCCAAATATGGGGAACAAACTTGGCAGTCAGGGAGGAGGACGCGCGGGCGCTGAGGTTCTGAACTCAGGCCTCGGAAAGCGAAGATCTGGGCAGCCCTTTCTCCTTTTACTGTCTGGATGTCCGGGTTCCGCGGCCCCTTGGAATTATGGAAGGCATGTGTATATCGCGCGGACACattatggggggggggggagggaagctACCCCCAGCTTCCAGCTGACTCAGAAAGGAATCCCAGGTCCCCAAAGAAGGATACCTCGGAACAAGAAATGGGGTCTTTCCAGCTAAAAGACTGCGCCAGGGACCCTGGTAGCCAGAGGAGCGCGCCTGGTCTTTTTCATGGCCCTCAGGACTTTCTTTCCGAAACTGACACCTGGGGCAGAAGACCATGCCTGAGGAAAGGGTGGGAGAAAGGATTTTTTATCGAACGGGGCGGGCCAGTGTGACCTAAGCATGGGGAATTGGGCAGGAAAGGAGAAGAGGACAAGCCTGCGTGGAGAAAGTTATGGCGAGGGGGCGGAGTGTTTGCCAGCGAGAAGCCGACGTCGCGCCTTCCCACTTTCCCAGCCTGGTGCCCAGAAGATTCCGCGGGAACCCTAGGCAGCAGGCAAGGCCCCTGCCAAAGAGGTAGACACCGAGCCGCAGCCACGCGGAGCCGGTGGGCCCAAGCGCTGAGGCCGCTGAGAGCTCAAGCGCCGGGCGACTCGCTGTTTCTTCATTTGCTTCCCCTCCACGCGGCGCCGCATGCCTTGGAAAATAAGTTAGCAAACGGGGAGCCGTTTATCTCTTTTATCTTGGGGCCTGATCCAATTAAATAAGTGCACATTTACATTTGCATCCATCAGGCGGGAGCGCTGAGAGCCCGGGGTTTGCTCGGAGCAAATAAAAGCAGATTTCACTGGGAAAGTGGCGTCTGGGCAAGGCGGGCTCCTCCGAGAGCCTGAAACTAGAGCGACCGGGCGAGTGGCCTTGGGGACCCAGTGCTGGGGCCTGTACGAGGCCAGAGACCCCCAGCGGCCCCGGGGGAAGACCAGCTAGGGGAGCGCTGCCAGAGTTGTATCTGGGCCCCCGAGACGTTCCCCTGTTAGGCCACAACCTGGGCCACCTTGTGCTGGGACCCAGGTTACATTTAGCGCCGAAACGAAAAGAAGACCGGATCTGGCCGGGCCACAAAGGGAGACCCGCGGGGTGGAAGTGGAGACGGTCTCGCAGTTTTGGCCAGTTTCGGAGGGCCACCAACGCCCCAGCCGGGCCCGATTCCCCTCCCGTTCTAGGCCGAGCGGCAAGGGATGCAGAGAGCTAGGCCGAGGGCGCGACCCGCTTTCCACCAATATACCAGGAATTCGAGCTTTCGAGTATCTGGGGGAAACCCATTGGCACCAGCTTCTGGAAAGCGCAGGAGAGAACTCGGTTGGGGGGAAGCCCTGGTGAGCTCGGGCTGCTTTGCAACGCGGACTTCGTTAAAAGTGCTTAGAAATCCGAGGGTCTGGAGCAATGTGGGAGGGTtgggtctttttttccttttcctatgTGTACCCCACAGACCAaaagctcttcagacaggaacGGTCTTTGGGGGCATTGATGCATGGTAGCCCCGGATATGCCAAACCGCAAATTAAACAAAACTGCCCGAGGTCCAGAGCCCCGACCTGGACAGGACGGCAGAAGCGGAAATGCAAGGACCAGAAGTGGAGCCGAGCAGGGGCGTATGGCCCGGGCTGCGCAAGGTTGGGGTCCCCACCCGCAGGCTCCTTCAGCCTCCGGCATATTTCTCAATGCCTGCAACCCGTGGCGAAGACTGTGGCGACGTCATGGCAGAAATCCACAGGGTTAAGACTCTCCTGGTCGCGAACCCTGATGCCCCAAATCCTTAATGCCAACTGGGTCCTGGGTCCCGGGCCGCGCACGCGGGGTTCAGATCCTGGAGCTAAGCGGGCGGGACTGGACTCTGGCCTCCAGTTCCCACGCCTCTCTCGGTGGGGCTCTGGCgaattgggggggggggcggtggagCAGTTTAAGTGCCACCAGCTTCAGGTTCAGAGATAAGGCCCTGAAGTGGGTGAGGGTATTGCTGGGTCTCGCCTAATTCCCTGCCTCAGCGAACCGACCAGTAGGCGGCGCCCTTCCTAAACAGCATCGGAGCCCGGCTCACTCCTGTGAGCTCGATCACGTTCCTTTCGCTGTGAGCTTTTTGCAGAGCGCTGCCCGTTGCCCCGCCCGAGTTGGCAGCTAGTTGTGGGGAACAGGTGAGCCACGAGGCATGTCCCGTGCCGAAACTGCAGGCATGCCTTCCCCCTGCATCTTTCCAGGCCCCAAGAGCAGAGCACGTCATGGGAATGAGGAGCCCCGAGGAGTTTGCCAACTCGGAGGCCTGGCTGCAGACCTCGCCCCCTGGCCGGGGGAACGAAATTTCGGGCCCTGACACCCCGAGCCAGAGATTGGGAAGGGAAAAGGCCACCTTCCTCAGCCTCTCCTGCATGCCAGCCTAAGCGCCCTGTGTGGGGGTTGGAGGGTTGACTGGGCTGTTCCCTCCTCACCCCCTATATTCCAAGGAACGTATTCAGCCCGCAGAGGGGTAAGAGAAGAGGCCCAGCCCATCCCTCGTTTGACACTGTCTCAGGGGACTGCCTGCAAAGACCTCACTCCGTGATCCTGCGACCTCTGTGCCTAGGATCCAGCGCCTCCTAGTCCTTAAAGACCAAGCTGGGCGCTTCTTGGGGACCGGAACCAGCCTGCCAAGCTCAGGTGGCCGGCAAACACCGGCGGAGAACCAGGGCGAGGTTTCTTAGGAGTTGTCAGGCGCAACTCCTGCGCCTTCTTCCAAGCCCGTGAACAAACCCGGTACCAGGCACATGCCGGAAGTTTTCCTCCAGCACCTCGAAGACGCACTGCCTTCGAGACCGCCTGCGATGCTGCAAAGCCGAGGCTGGAGGAGGGAACTGAGAGGGTACAAAGACACGCAACTACTTCTAGGATTCAACACGGGAGGCAGTTCCTAAATGTCCCGAACCTCGATCTGCCGGGCAGGCCGCTTCAAAACCGGAAAAACCGCTGGCGATCGAAACCTAGCTCAGCAAACGAGACAACCCCAGACTTCATTGGGGGCTTGGACTCAAGAGGCAGGAAGCAAAGAACCTTAGACCCTGCAGTGGCCACCGGCAGGAGGGAGGCGAACAGGGGCAACGGCTCAGGCATCAGCCGTCGAGCCTCTGGCAGTTTCGGTGCCCAGCCGGGAGGGTCTTCGCACAACCCTCGTTGGGGAGAAGAGCCGCGCGCTCTCCCGCGCGCGCGGTTCGCGTTCCCAGGCAGCCCCATGGGCATTCGGCTCCCAGCTCGGTCCCTCCGCAGTCTGACTAGGGAGGCCCGCGCCGCGCCATTTGCATACGCCTGGCAACACAAggaggcctgtaattttctttttaaaatcgtTGGGTAGGGTTTAGGGCCCATGGTTCCAAAACCCCGCGGAGCGGATGTCGCTCTTAAACTCTTAAGAGAAGGGGACTGGCCTATTCCGACTTTTTTAGAAGAGAAGGTGACTCCCGGGGCTGCAGATTCaactgggcgggggggggggggggggagggggcggggagggagctGATTGTGAACTGGGCTGTCGGTGGCTGGAGGGGGCAGGGAAGTAGGCCGGGGGGAGGGCGAATCATCTCTGGAAttcaattgtttaaaaaaatcataattaaagggacaaaaataaaatactctcTGTCTCATGCATATTTAATCATTCGCACTTCCAGCTTTGAAACAATTTTCCCTGCATGAATTTTCTCACTAGTTTAAACTCTGATGTCTATGGCAGTTCGCTAAAACATCTGGACAACGTAGCTTTCAAACTTGTTTAATTtgaattaagcaaaaaaaaaaataataaaaataaaagctccGGTGAAAGTTTGGGGTGTGTTTTAAAAACCGAGTAGCGTTAATCTCCTGGAGAAATGCAAATATGTGCCATTTTGATTTAGCCTAGTTAAACCGGTGTTATGTACAAACACATTCTCTCTACACTCAGGGCTGAGTTTAATGGAGCAAATTAATTCCTCTTGGTGGGGTGTGTTTTGCTGTAACCTGCCCTCCGCTCGGGCCGCATCACCGAAAATTTCCCACGAAGTGAAACACGTCTCCAACTCAAAATCTCGGGAGCAAAATGGAGACACCAGCAACCGCGGAGAAGCCGGAACCCAGTGTTGGCCCGCTGCGGTGCCCGGCGGCGTCTCTTTACCATTTGGCATTGAGACGTGACCACTTTTCATTTTGAGGTGAAACATGCGGGATTCAAACCAGAAAATAAGACCTCAAAAATTCATTTGTAGCTACTCGATGCTTGCTGAGCCGGGAAAAGTGCTAAAGCGAAGACAAGCCTGGTTGAGTCCCCAATGGCCTCGTTATCTAGGCCCTGAACTTTTGAAGGCCACTGGCCCAAAAGAGGCCCACAGTGGAGGGCTGGGTCCTCCGGGCTCCCCTCGCTTCCTCAACCGGCTGTGCCACGCTCCCCAAACCCAGTCCTTCCGCCCACTCTCGAATCTCCGACTCTGCAAAGTGCAGGCTTGAAATTCAGGACAAGTGTGACACCTACCTGTGAAAGCAGGGAACCGTCCCCTCACCCATTTCACCTCCCCAGGCCCGCGGCTGCGCAGGGATCTACCGGGCCGTCCGCCACCCGCACCGTCGGGGACCGCACCCTAACTAATTTAATCAAATCCAACGACGAGATCAATGCCCAATTTTGAAGGGGTAGAGAAGACAGTAACTTGGGAAAGccttctccctctgcctccccTAGCGATCCCCGCCTGCGTAGCTCACGGCGCCTTTGAAATAGTAACAAGGGCTAAATCCGGCATAAAATCGAACTCATTAGCAAAGTTCACCAGCTGATTGCTTTGCATAAAACACGACACTGATTGGAAGTAATTAGGTTAAGCGATGGTGCTCGCGTGGTGCGTGTCTCTAGCTGGTTTTGCCATCTTTTCTCCCTTCTGGGCACACACTTGGgtcccctcctccttcctccgGGGTCCAATCTCCTCCAAGCAGCCCGCAGCCGCGATCCAAATCTGCATTCCGGGCAGGGCCAGGTTCCCCGGGGCTCACTGCCTAATTATGGCTTCCCTCTGGCGCTCCAGGGTCTGCGAAACCTTTCATTCCCCACTTGGAAAAAAGTTCAGTTTGCACCTTTTGTCTGAGGCGATGGACAGTTTATTGAGGCTTCTAAAAAGTAATGATGGCTCTGATTATGTTAAAATctcttttaattaaatattttgcattttaCAAAGGCGGCTGcagtttcttttactttttaaatctaAGAGTATAACCTGTTTTCTTTCTGTAATAATACTTTAGCTCATACCCAGAAAAATCAATAGgtgtaaaaaattaaattaaacttGTATTTTTAAACTATGAAACAGTTTTGGGGAAAACACAAACGTGTATatttatattacaaaaaaaaaccattaaatGCCTGTACAGGTGTCTTGATTTCATAATTTACTTCAAAGATATTGAATTATCAATTTAAATACAAAAATGCTACATTAAATATACAGAATACGATGTAATACaaatcctttttttaaatttttcttttcagttggtTAAGACATTTTTGTGTGGAGATGTTTCCATTTTTATGTCATCCATCTCCTTAAACTATAAACTTTTGAATAGGAGGggtagtgtttttgttttgttgttgtttttctctttttggtgatggaaaataACTGCCAAGGCCATGTTTTTAATAAATTAGAAAAGTCCGGGACCGACGCAGCCCGCGTTAAATGTCGGACATACCTTTCTTCAATTCATAGGGAGAGTCTTTGCACAGGTCTAGCTGGGACTGGCTCCGCAACATTTTCGGGTCTTTAGCCAAAGCGTCCGCTCGATTCAACACGGTCTGGTTTAATCCATTGAAATGCGAGCCCGGACCGGTAGTAGGGCCTGGCCCGGGCCCTGGGTGGCCATGAAGGTGTCCGAAGGAGCCATAGTTCGTGTAGCCGGGATAGAAGGGCGCCGTGTAGTAGAGAGGCCGGGACAACACGGTCCCGCCGGGAAAGGGGCACTGCGCGGAGGGCGAGCGAGAAGGCGCCGGGGCCGGCGACGCACGACTGCTTCCTAGGGCTTGCCCGGGTACGAGCCCGGGGCACGGAGGGCATGGGGAGCCCTCGCTCCCGCCGCCCCCGTCCTTGACCTTGTCCGAAGATGTGGCGATCTCTGCCAGAGACCACAGTTTGGGCTTGGCGAGCACCGCctgtggcggcggcggcggcggcggtgaaTGGATGACCGAGGGCCCGCCGGGGCCGGTGGACAGCTCTCCCACGGCTGGGTGCGGGCCTGGCGCCGGCGCACCCGAGGAGTAGTGAGGGGCCGGGTCCTCGGCCAGCCGAGCAGCCGCTGGCCCGGCTGGGGAGGATCCGCCGCCGCGGGGGGGCCCGGGCAGCGCGTCGAGACGGCCCTCCGAGGACTGCGTCTTAAAATCCGAGTCGCTGAGGCTGCCCTCGGTCTCCTTGCCGGCAGGGGTGGGCGGTCCCTGCAGCCGTTCGCAGCCCGAAGAAGCCTTCTGCTCCGCTCGTCCTGCAGACGAAACCCAGGCGGTCAGAGGCGCGGAGGCCTCAAGGCGGGACTTAAGTTCTCGCCCGCAAAGGCAGAGACCTCTGCTCCCAACCCCAGGCCCCGTGTGCCCCCTCCGACCCctcttttcccttcttcctcccgCGTCCACCAACCTGCTTCGGAGCCCTCAGGGTCGCCCTTGTCTTCGGGCTTCTGGGGCTCATCCTCGTCGTTCTTCTCCAGGTCAatgttctcctcctcctcctcgtccTCGCTGCGGTTCCGCGGCGTCCACGTCATCTTGTTCTCCTTCTTGAGGCGCCGACGCGCGTTGGCGAACCAGGTGGACACCTGGGTGAGGGTCATCTTGGTGATGATGGCCAGCATGATCTTCTCGCCCTTGGTGGGATAGGGGTTCTTGCGGTGCTCATTGAGCCAGGCCTTGAGCGTGGCCGTGGCGTCCCGAGTGGCGTTCTTCCGGTACGCGGGGTCCCCGTACGGGTATGAGCCCAGAGGTGCCGCGTACGGGTGGTACCCCAAGGAGCCCGCCATGCCCGGTGTGTGGTCGTAGGGAGAGCCCTGCGGGGGACAGGTAGAGAGGAGGTTAGAGTTGGCCACTGTCCCAACTCTCACCTGAGTAACCATTGCACACTTCCTTGCGCTTCAGGGTTTGCGGGCCCGCACTCTGGTGTCCTCTGGGGCAGAGCTGGCCGGCTCAGACCCAAGGATAACCCCCTTCCCCAAAAGGCAGCAGGGACACCAAATTCTGAATCTGGACCGAAGCCCTCTTGGCCTCGGTGCCAACCTGTAGGTCCCTGTCTGCCCGGGCACATCTGTCCCCTACGCGAACCGGCCACCGCGGCCGGGCCCTCCAACCCGGAGGGAGGCCTGGGAGCGGCGACAACTCCGCGCCCCGCGCCCCAGCGGCTGCACGTTAAGAACAAGGGCAGAGAGTAGAGGGAGCccgggcattttttttttttccacagagaaATGCGAACGAAAAGACGAGCCTTAGTCCAGCACCCCCACCCCCTCAAAAGTGCTATCCCAAACCAAAGCCATCTCGCAATTTCAGAACATGCATCCGGCCGAAAAATCCCGGATGCACCGCAACTCCGCCGACTTTTCAGAAATTTAATACCTTTAAATCGGATTGCAAAAACAGGAttaaggatttacaacattttGGAGAACTAATTAAAGGC
The Loxodonta africana isolate mLoxAfr1 chromosome 21, mLoxAfr1.hap2, whole genome shotgun sequence DNA segment above includes these coding regions:
- the IRX5 gene encoding iroquois-class homeodomain protein IRX-5; translated protein: MSYPQGYLYQPSASLALYSCPAYSTSVISGPRTDELGRSSSGSAFSPYAGSTAFSAPSPGYNSHLQYGADPAAAAAAAFSSYVGSPYDHTPGMAGSLGYHPYAAPLGSYPYGDPAYRKNATRDATATLKAWLNEHRKNPYPTKGEKIMLAIITKMTLTQVSTWFANARRRLKKENKMTWTPRNRSEDEEEEENIDLEKNDEDEPQKPEDKGDPEGSEAGRAEQKASSGCERLQGPPTPAGKETEGSLSDSDFKTQSSEGRLDALPGPPRGGGSSPAGPAAARLAEDPAPHYSSGAPAPGPHPAVGELSTGPGGPSVIHSPPPPPPPQAVLAKPKLWSLAEIATSSDKVKDGGGGSEGSPCPPCPGLVPGQALGSSRASPAPAPSRSPSAQCPFPGGTVLSRPLYYTAPFYPGYTNYGSFGHLHGHPGPGPGPTTGPGSHFNGLNQTVLNRADALAKDPKMLRSQSQLDLCKDSPYELKKGMSDI